A window of the Motacilla alba alba isolate MOTALB_02 chromosome 17, Motacilla_alba_V1.0_pri, whole genome shotgun sequence genome harbors these coding sequences:
- the FAM163B gene encoding protein FAM163B: MTAGTVVITGGILATVILLCIIAVLCYCRLQYYCCKKDESEEDEEEPDFAVHSHIPPLHCNRNVVLTNGPSLYSSSPFAKKPAQSRPSCPSCAPYEPPTSFLQEPPTSFLQEPPTSFLQEPPTSFLQEPPTSFLQEPPTFFLQEPPEELHNGGDRVSYKTVSQEDLALPVSNLQALNPNRLSAMREAFSRSRSISTDV, encoded by the exons ATGACAGCCGGGACCGTGGTCATCACAGGTGGAATATTAGCGACTGTCATCTTACTCTGTATCATCGCCGTCCTCTGCTACTGTAGGCTCCAG TACTACTGCTGCAAGAAGGATGAATccgaggaggacgaggaggagcCCGACTTCGCCGTGCACTCGCACATCCCTCCGCTGCACTGCAACCGCAACGTAGTGCTGACCAACGGCCCCTCGCTCTACTCCTCATCCCCCTTCGCCAAAAAACCAGCCCAGAGCCggcccagctgccccagctgtgctccctaCGAGCCCCCCACCTCCTTCCTCCAAGAGCCCCCTACCTCCTTCCTCCAGGAGCCCCCCACCTCCTTCCTCCAAGAGCCCCCCACCTCCTTCCTCCAGGAGCCCCCCacctccttcctgcaggagccccccacctttttcctgcaggagcccccCGAGGAGCTGCACAACGGGGGTGACAGGGTGAGCTACAAGACGGTGAGCCAGGAGGATCTGGCGCTGCCCGTGTCCAACCTGCAGGCGCTCAACCCCAACCGGCTCTCGGCCATGCGGGAGGCGTTCTCCCGCAGCCGCAGCATCAGCACCGATGTGTGA